The following coding sequences are from one Luteolibacter yonseiensis window:
- the nagB gene encoding glucosamine-6-phosphate deaminase, with protein sequence MEIIIQPTRETATEIAARIIARLLSEKPDAVLGLATGSTPLLLYQKLVGMRLDWSRVRTFNLDEYIGLPKEHSQSYHSFMWENLFKHINISPDNVHIPDGNAEDIPGSCKAYEKRILEEGGIDLQVLGIGSDGHIGFNEPTSSLASRTRIKTLTRQTCKDNARFFGSEAEVPKHVITMGIGTIMEARHNLLLAFGEQKAGAVAGAVEGPVASVNPASVLQMHPTVTVCLDEGAASGLQRAEYYRWVYENKPAWQIF encoded by the coding sequence ATGGAAATCATCATCCAACCCACCAGGGAAACCGCTACGGAGATCGCCGCCCGGATCATCGCCCGCCTGCTCTCGGAAAAACCGGATGCGGTTCTCGGCCTCGCCACCGGCAGCACGCCGCTGCTTCTTTACCAGAAGCTCGTCGGAATGCGGCTCGATTGGAGCCGGGTCCGCACCTTCAATCTTGATGAATACATCGGCCTGCCGAAGGAGCATTCCCAGTCCTACCACAGCTTCATGTGGGAGAATCTTTTCAAACACATCAACATATCTCCGGACAACGTCCATATTCCGGATGGAAACGCGGAGGACATCCCCGGTTCCTGCAAGGCGTATGAGAAACGGATACTTGAGGAAGGCGGCATCGACCTGCAGGTGCTCGGCATCGGAAGCGACGGACACATCGGGTTCAACGAACCCACCTCGTCCCTCGCCTCGCGGACCCGGATCAAGACCCTGACCCGGCAGACCTGCAAGGACAACGCCCGCTTCTTCGGTAGCGAGGCGGAGGTGCCCAAGCATGTCATCACGATGGGGATCGGAACGATCATGGAAGCGCGGCACAACCTGCTTCTCGCATTCGGAGAACAAAAGGCGGGGGCGGTGGCAGGCGCGGTGGAGGGACCCGTGGCCTCCGTGAACCCGGCATCTGTCCTGCAGATGCATCCGACCGTCACCGTCTGTCTTGATGAGGG
- a CDS encoding PIG-L deacetylase family protein has protein sequence MKFHQPNAELFIPDGSPEAEALRRTTHLGIGAHQDDLEFMAFHGILRCFARDDQWFGGVTCTNGAGSSRTGPYAGFSDQEMMSIRRQEQNTAAVIGGYSAMIQLDHPSSVVKSATEQGLKNDLKEILAATRPDVVYTHNLADKHDTHIGVAVAALLAMRELPREQRPKQVIGCEVWRGLDWLSDEDKLLMDVSNRDNLAASLNGVFDSQIAGGKRYDLATLGRRAANATFFNSHATDASTQLIFGMDLTPLVEDDTLDVADHVCAHVEKFRNDVRDKLNQRLGKI, from the coding sequence ATGAAATTTCACCAACCCAACGCGGAACTCTTCATACCAGACGGCAGCCCGGAAGCGGAGGCCTTGCGACGCACCACCCATCTCGGGATCGGCGCCCACCAGGACGATCTCGAGTTCATGGCATTCCACGGCATCCTCCGGTGCTTCGCCCGTGACGACCAATGGTTCGGCGGTGTCACGTGCACCAACGGGGCGGGCAGTTCGCGGACAGGTCCCTACGCCGGATTTTCCGACCAGGAAATGATGTCGATCCGCCGGCAGGAGCAGAACACCGCCGCCGTCATCGGCGGTTACAGCGCGATGATCCAGCTCGACCATCCCAGCAGCGTGGTGAAGAGCGCGACGGAGCAGGGGTTGAAGAACGACCTGAAGGAAATCCTCGCCGCCACCCGGCCGGATGTGGTCTACACCCACAATCTGGCGGACAAGCATGATACCCACATCGGAGTGGCGGTGGCCGCCCTGCTGGCCATGCGGGAACTGCCCCGCGAACAAAGGCCGAAGCAGGTCATCGGGTGCGAGGTATGGCGCGGTCTCGACTGGCTGTCCGATGAGGACAAGCTGCTGATGGATGTGAGCAACCGCGACAACCTCGCCGCCTCCCTGAACGGGGTGTTCGATTCCCAGATCGCCGGAGGGAAGCGCTACGATCTCGCCACGCTGGGACGGCGCGCCGCGAATGCGACGTTCTTCAACTCCCACGCGACCGATGCCTCCACCCAGCTCATCTTCGGCATGGATCTCACCCCGCTGGTGGAGGACGACACCCTGGATGTGGCGGATCATGTCTGCGCGCATGTCGAAAAGTTCCGGAACGACGTGAGGGACAAACTCAACCAGAGGCTCGGAAAAATCTGA
- a CDS encoding ROK family protein produces the protein MSFSPIKPAIRAPLDHGFLPPVLFNRAYVEAARASGNAVPLVIGLERECGLVSRFETLVMPSADAETLRYVERIVKFLIWARGGWKLHFGGPKAIGDVIARTYSSRGARKFDCQMMELAYGEKFQVVLTTASKVPAAKEMQVAAGGHLKGCRIGFDLGASDYKVSAVIDGEAVFTSETPWDPKIQSNPEYHYHHISSALHRAAACMPRVDAIGGSSAGVIVDNEIRVASLLRAIPKKHFAQAAAVFKRIQKEWNVPLVVMNDGDVTALAGALSLKQPGMLGIAMGSSEAAGFMDKRGRILGWLNELAFAPADYNPDAVADEWSGDRGVGALYFSQQAVNKLLPAAKIRLPDAMGLPERLVEVQKLMAKGDERAAKIYETIGVYLGYTIPHYADFYDYANMLILGRVTTGQGGDIVLAKAHEVLKQEFPEVAEGVTMHVPDEATRRVGQAVAAASLPKFKK, from the coding sequence ATGTCATTCTCCCCAATCAAACCCGCCATCCGGGCTCCACTGGACCACGGATTCCTGCCACCGGTCCTGTTCAACCGCGCTTACGTGGAAGCCGCCCGTGCCTCGGGCAATGCGGTTCCTCTGGTCATCGGCCTGGAACGCGAGTGCGGACTGGTCTCGCGCTTTGAAACCCTTGTGATGCCGTCCGCGGATGCGGAGACCTTGCGATACGTCGAACGCATCGTGAAGTTCCTGATCTGGGCGCGCGGTGGTTGGAAGCTTCATTTCGGCGGACCCAAGGCGATCGGGGATGTCATCGCCAGGACATACTCATCGCGCGGCGCGCGGAAGTTCGACTGCCAGATGATGGAGCTCGCGTATGGAGAGAAATTCCAGGTGGTGCTGACAACGGCCTCCAAGGTGCCTGCTGCGAAGGAAATGCAGGTTGCCGCCGGAGGGCACCTGAAAGGATGCCGCATCGGCTTCGACCTCGGCGCGAGTGATTACAAGGTTTCCGCCGTGATCGACGGGGAGGCGGTCTTCACTTCCGAAACCCCTTGGGACCCGAAGATCCAGTCGAATCCGGAGTACCACTATCACCACATCTCCTCGGCCTTGCACCGTGCGGCGGCCTGCATGCCGCGGGTGGATGCGATCGGCGGCAGCTCGGCGGGCGTCATCGTGGACAACGAGATCCGGGTGGCGTCCCTGCTGCGGGCCATTCCGAAAAAACACTTCGCGCAGGCGGCGGCGGTTTTCAAACGCATCCAGAAGGAATGGAACGTGCCTCTCGTCGTGATGAACGATGGGGATGTCACCGCCCTGGCCGGAGCGCTCTCCCTGAAGCAACCCGGCATGCTGGGAATCGCGATGGGATCAAGCGAAGCCGCCGGGTTCATGGACAAGCGCGGGCGCATCCTCGGTTGGTTGAACGAGCTCGCGTTCGCGCCCGCCGACTACAATCCGGACGCGGTGGCCGATGAATGGTCCGGAGACCGCGGGGTCGGCGCGCTTTATTTCTCACAACAGGCGGTCAACAAGCTTCTGCCCGCTGCGAAGATCAGGCTCCCCGATGCGATGGGGCTGCCGGAGCGGTTGGTGGAGGTGCAGAAGCTGATGGCGAAAGGTGACGAACGGGCGGCGAAAATCTACGAAACCATCGGTGTCTATCTTGGCTATACGATTCCCCACTATGCGGATTTTTACGACTACGCGAACATGCTCATCCTCGGCAGGGTGACAACAGGCCAGGGAGGGGACATCGTGTTGGCGAAAGCCCACGAGGTGCTGAAACAGGAGTTTCCGGAAGTCGCGGAAGGCGTCACCATGCACGTGCCGGACGAGGCGACGCGCCGTGTCGGCCAGGCTGTGGCAGCTGCCAGCCTTCCAAAATTCAAAAAATGA
- a CDS encoding MFS transporter: MAKNPEMGENSGSVAYNRFLLLVAGMGGLLYGIDIGIIDPALGYLGKTISMTEENKSVIVAAVLGGSMFASVIAGFFADLLGRKLMMLISAVMFVASVAIIFTSQTYVPLLLGRILQGMSGGVIAVVVPLYLAESLRANNRGKGTSIFQFMLTFGIVLAAFIGDYYTKTAESAIELAKGNEEAIVAASDHAWRGMFLAVIYPGILFLIGAFFITESPRWLYRKGRKDQARTAMLRSRTPAEAEAELAELETSLAHEHSKPKITLVESFGEIFTQRKYVVPFIIACVILGCNQATGINSILGFMTTILQQAGLAAEAASQSGLWIKILNCVMTVVAVMLVDKKGRKFLLKLGTGGIIASLLAGSAVFYSFESKRVDVAEKVRTMIVGDSLQVDLATADLGKIVEPGQPMQLSILYAYGKKQAMAVGISNDPKTSTISISLPAGDKENAGRPLEIVRAKAGPVPTARTGMLVAACLAVFIAFFSIGPGVCVWLALSELMPTRIRSVGMGAALLINQGVSTGIAAFFLPIVGNHGYSAMFGFWAACTVVYFITAAFFLPETKGRTLEEIEDHFAGKKSI; the protein is encoded by the coding sequence ATGGCAAAAAATCCTGAGATGGGCGAGAACTCCGGCAGCGTGGCATACAATCGATTCCTACTGCTGGTTGCGGGTATGGGAGGGCTGCTTTACGGAATCGATATTGGAATCATTGATCCGGCCCTGGGCTATCTCGGAAAAACGATATCGATGACCGAGGAGAACAAGTCCGTCATCGTGGCGGCGGTTCTGGGTGGCTCCATGTTCGCATCCGTGATCGCCGGATTTTTCGCCGACCTGCTGGGGCGCAAGCTGATGATGTTGATCAGCGCGGTCATGTTCGTCGCCAGCGTCGCCATCATCTTCACCTCGCAAACCTATGTTCCGCTGTTGTTGGGAAGGATTCTCCAGGGCATGAGCGGAGGGGTGATCGCCGTCGTGGTTCCGCTATATCTTGCTGAAAGCCTCCGTGCGAACAATCGGGGAAAAGGGACCTCGATCTTCCAGTTCATGCTCACGTTCGGCATCGTGCTCGCCGCGTTCATCGGAGATTACTATACGAAAACCGCCGAGAGTGCCATCGAACTGGCGAAAGGCAACGAGGAGGCGATCGTCGCCGCTTCCGATCATGCGTGGCGTGGGATGTTTCTCGCGGTGATTTATCCGGGAATCCTGTTTCTGATCGGAGCCTTTTTCATTACCGAGTCTCCCCGCTGGCTTTATCGGAAAGGACGCAAGGACCAGGCCCGCACCGCGATGTTGCGTTCCCGCACGCCCGCCGAGGCTGAGGCGGAACTTGCGGAGCTGGAGACCTCGCTCGCCCACGAGCATTCCAAACCGAAGATCACGCTGGTCGAGTCTTTTGGTGAGATCTTCACCCAGCGCAAATATGTGGTCCCGTTCATCATCGCCTGCGTGATCCTGGGATGCAACCAGGCGACCGGAATCAATTCCATCCTGGGTTTCATGACCACGATTCTCCAGCAGGCCGGCCTTGCGGCGGAAGCCGCGTCGCAAAGCGGCCTGTGGATCAAGATCCTCAACTGTGTGATGACCGTCGTCGCCGTGATGTTGGTGGACAAGAAGGGGCGGAAGTTCCTCCTCAAGCTTGGCACCGGTGGCATCATCGCCTCGCTGCTGGCGGGGTCGGCCGTGTTTTATTCGTTCGAGTCGAAGCGTGTCGATGTCGCGGAGAAAGTCAGGACGATGATCGTGGGGGATTCTCTACAGGTGGATCTCGCTACCGCGGATCTTGGTAAAATCGTCGAACCTGGACAACCGATGCAGCTGTCCATCTTGTATGCCTATGGTAAAAAGCAGGCGATGGCAGTCGGAATCAGCAACGATCCGAAGACCAGCACCATCAGCATCTCGCTGCCCGCGGGAGATAAGGAAAACGCGGGAAGACCTTTGGAGATCGTCCGGGCGAAAGCGGGCCCTGTGCCGACCGCGAGGACGGGAATGTTGGTCGCTGCCTGTCTGGCGGTGTTCATCGCGTTTTTCTCCATCGGACCCGGCGTATGCGTTTGGCTGGCGTTGTCCGAACTGATGCCCACCCGCATCCGCTCGGTGGGCATGGGGGCCGCCTTGCTCATCAACCAGGGCGTGTCCACGGGCATCGCCGCCTTTTTCCTGCCCATCGTTGGCAACCACGGTTACTCGGCCATGTTCGGTTTCTGGGCGGCCTGCACGGTGGTCTATTTCATCACCGCCGCTTTCTTCCTTCCTGAGACGAAAGGACGGACTCTTGAAGAGATCGAAGATCACTTCGCAGGGAAAAAATCCATTTAA